CACTGCAGGTTAATGTATTCAGGCAACAACTTGAACTTGCAAAAGAGTTAAAAAGGCCAGCATCCATCCATTGTGTCTGTGCTTTTGGTGACCTTCTTCAGATAATGAAGTATATAGATGCTGCAGTTTTCTCTATTATGTTAATCATAGCTTGTAATTTATGAGGTTTATCCAAAGTAAATCATCTATAAATGCCTCATGTATATTTCCTTGTCAGATCTTTAGGGCCTTTTCCTGCTGGCGTGATTCTTCATTCTTACCTAGGTTCTGCTGAGATGGTTCCTGAATTTGCCAGTCTTGGTGCTTACTTTTCGTTCTCTGGATTTCTCATGTCCATGAAAGTAAACAAGGCAAAGAGGATGCTGAAGATGGTAGTTCCATATTTGGATTgggcgtgtgtgtgtgtctgtatACATTAGACATTATTGGATCCGATTTTCGTTATAAATTGTTCTTTTCTAGGTACCTTCTGAAAGAATATTACTGGAGACAGATGCACCTGATGCATTACCAAAGTCTGAGTTAGGTTCTCTACATCTGGTTGAAGGAGATGCTTCCTTCCCTAAAGAGCTCCAGTCGCAAGAAATTTCCTCAGCTCCAGTGGCTAGCGCAAGCGATGCTTTAACACTTCCAAAAGAAGCACTAAATCACCCAGCAAATATTCACAATGTATGTGTTTTACAACTCGAATCTTGCGCATTATCCATGTTAAATATGTTCGTTTATGTTGTCATTCTAGTTTCTAATCTACGGCCATTGTTCAAACCCGAAACCCTTGTGATTAAATCTTTTTACATGAATCTCTTGGACCGGTAGGTGTGTGTTTTGATGCTTGTTCCCTATGGTTAGTCTGTATACAAACGGGTAGTgtattttatttacttttaaaGTTGAACATCGTTTCTCAATGGCAGGTACTCATCTATGTCGCATCTTTGCTAGAGATGACCACAGAAGAACTTGCTGAAATAAGTTACCATAATGCAGTGCGCTTATTCTCCTACGATGTAGGAACCTAAATATTACCTGCTACTCGAGTTCTTGTTTCAGATCTGAACCAAACGGTAGTTTGGATTTCTGTGGCGGGCTTTTGTAACAAACTCTCATGCACAAAGCAGATACAAAGCGTGTTTGTAATATTATCGTGTACTCCGGTTACTTGTTTCAGATTTGAATGTCTTTAAATTTAAATCAACAAAAGTGACTCTCTTGTAAATCAATGACGTGCGAGTGCCCGCTCTCAGATGAACTAAGCAGTGCAGTCGCTTGGCTGAGAATGGCAATACCTCAAATGATTTACAGCATGTCCTGCTCCAGGATCATTCTATTTTGTTCGAGACGCTTTGCATCGTTTCGTTTTCTTGCTTTCCAAGGCAGGACCATATGGCAACTGTTCTCGCTTAAATTTTTGAACCATAGTGTAAACCTGCATCAGGATGACAAACCAGAGTGCAAACGCATTTTTATAAATAGAACACA
Above is a window of Malus sylvestris chromosome 15, drMalSylv7.2, whole genome shotgun sequence DNA encoding:
- the LOC126602449 gene encoding uncharacterized protein LOC126602449, translated to MMKLFDAHCHLQDPRIFDKAPQLIAATLDSGVVRFAVNGVSEKDWHLVKQLGESYPCVIPCFGLHPWFVAERTPNWLNTLKQFFESTPSAAVGEIGLDKGSHGKKVDFTDQVNVFRQQLELAKELKRPASIHCVCAFGDLLQIMKSLGPFPAGVILHSYLGSAEMVPEFASLGAYFSFSGFLMSMKVNKAKRMLKMVPSERILLETDAPDALPKSELGSLHLVEGDASFPKELQSQEISSAPVASASDALTLPKEALNHPANIHNVLIYVASLLEMTTEELAEISYHNAVRLFSYDVGT